The following are encoded in a window of Candidatus Bathyarchaeum sp. genomic DNA:
- a CDS encoding Zn-ribbon domain-containing OB-fold protein, whose protein sequence is MSEAPSLKSNRPLTITYNLPISKTTKFWKELKEGKVFATKCKNCGKLYFPPVADCGNCGSSEVEWIQLSGEGKLVTFTEVIVKPASFSKEPSYIVAVAELVEGVKVLAWLTGIEKEKITIGMKVKLEAKVVSDKKFAYEFVLA, encoded by the coding sequence ATGAGTGAAGCGCCATCCTTGAAAAGCAATAGGCCCTTAACAATAACATATAATCTGCCAATAAGCAAGACAACAAAGTTTTGGAAGGAACTAAAAGAGGGAAAAGTCTTCGCTACCAAGTGCAAAAATTGTGGTAAACTATATTTTCCGCCAGTTGCAGATTGTGGAAACTGCGGTTCATCAGAAGTAGAATGGATCCAATTAAGTGGAGAAGGAAAACTTGTAACCTTTACAGAAGTGATCGTTAAACCCGCCAGTTTTTCCAAAGAGCCTTCATACATTGTTGCAGTTGCTGAATTAGTTGAAGGCGTTAAAGTTTTGGCTTGGCTTACCGGGATTGAAAAAGAAAAGATTACAATTGGAATGAAAGTGAAACTTGAAGCAAAAGTTGTTTCCGACAAAAAATTTGCTTACGAGTTTGTTTTAGCCTAA
- a CDS encoding phosphoribosyltransferase: MDEKTFECLVMDWNMFYGLSKKVAEKINKSGYQPDIIVGLARGGWVLARVLCDFVGVKDLISLKVEHWGVTATPDGTAKVKNEINVDLKGKKVLIVDDLTDTGESMRVAVDYIKSLGPAEIRTASLQHITSAKFKSDYIGEEISWVWVIFPWNFTEDLCTIVPKACRRIQSSLEAADATEIKNELKQSYCIDTTEETINEILQEIKRRNNN, encoded by the coding sequence ATGGACGAAAAAACTTTTGAGTGCCTTGTTATGGACTGGAATATGTTTTACGGGTTATCTAAAAAAGTAGCCGAAAAAATCAACAAATCAGGCTACCAGCCTGACATAATTGTTGGATTGGCCCGTGGCGGTTGGGTGCTAGCTCGGGTTTTATGTGATTTTGTTGGCGTCAAAGACCTGATCAGCCTAAAAGTTGAACATTGGGGTGTAACCGCAACTCCTGACGGAACAGCAAAAGTAAAAAACGAAATCAATGTTGACCTGAAGGGAAAAAAGGTTCTAATTGTAGATGACCTTACGGACACCGGTGAAAGCATGCGAGTGGCCGTTGATTACATCAAATCATTAGGGCCTGCAGAAATCCGAACTGCCAGTCTACAACACATAACCAGTGCCAAATTCAAATCAGATTACATAGGTGAAGAAATCTCTTGGGTCTGGGTTATATTTCCTTGGAACTTTACGGAAGACCTTTGCACAATTGTTCCCAAAGCTTGTCGAAGAATACAATCAAGCCTTGAAGCTGCAGATGCTACTGAAATAAAAAATGAACTCAAACAATCCTATTGCATCGACACGACAGAAGAAACAATAAACGAGATTTTGCAAGAAATAAAAAGAAGAAACAATAATTGA
- a CDS encoding SPFH domain-containing protein translates to MVYETPRFNPNPKVVIALVTVIVAAIVFTAVFVLTMWVNVPVGSAVVMVDPLSGQISDPIMGPAWATKAPWVNAVEITVAVDTLGMWGDGYDRTADFPTIKSFSKDQLEMEIDITIRWRLDPSKVKQLYQNLPQKNWKNDIVSSIAREQVRIVTKDFNTIETIEQRDYVAQTMRDAIWTKLSSSAPLAGAITDFEFELRNIGYPDTYTIAIEAKLVAEQQKIQADFERQIVVIEATANSQKISIEAAANANATIIEANATKEAIELVLEAAGADSSNSTRLAELYLTVQTLQEIAPDIDMLIMAPDGTPILLPSTNSED, encoded by the coding sequence ATGGTTTATGAAACACCAAGATTTAATCCAAATCCTAAAGTTGTAATTGCTTTAGTCACTGTTATTGTCGCTGCAATCGTTTTCACTGCGGTCTTTGTATTGACTATGTGGGTTAACGTCCCCGTAGGTAGCGCAGTCGTAATGGTTGACCCCTTAAGTGGACAAATTAGCGACCCAATTATGGGTCCTGCATGGGCAACCAAAGCACCCTGGGTTAATGCCGTAGAAATCACGGTAGCTGTAGACACTCTGGGAATGTGGGGTGACGGATACGACCGCACCGCAGATTTTCCAACAATAAAGAGTTTCTCCAAAGACCAGCTGGAAATGGAAATTGACATAACAATTCGTTGGAGACTTGACCCTTCAAAAGTCAAGCAATTGTATCAGAATCTCCCTCAAAAGAACTGGAAAAACGACATCGTATCATCAATCGCACGAGAACAAGTCCGAATCGTTACAAAAGATTTCAACACAATCGAAACAATCGAACAAAGAGACTATGTAGCACAAACAATGCGTGACGCAATCTGGACCAAACTTAGTTCATCAGCCCCCCTTGCGGGTGCAATAACAGACTTCGAATTTGAACTCAGAAACATAGGATACCCTGACACCTATACAATCGCAATCGAAGCAAAACTGGTTGCAGAACAACAAAAGATTCAAGCAGACTTTGAGCGTCAAATCGTAGTTATTGAGGCTACAGCAAATTCACAAAAGATATCAATCGAAGCAGCAGCAAACGCTAACGCTACAATCATTGAGGCTAACGCAACAAAAGAAGCAATTGAACTTGTTCTTGAAGCTGCAGGGGCAGATTCAAGTAACAGTACCCGACTTGCAGAACTTTACCTTACCGTGCAAACCCTTCAAGAAATCGCCCCCGACATCGACATGCTGATAATGGCTCCTGACGGAACTCCAATATTGCTACCTTCAACCAACTCGGAAGACTAG
- a CDS encoding S-methyl-5'-thioadenosine phosphorylase: MSVTETAEIGIIGGTGVYDQESFEDTKDVKIFTPFGETSDLVSIGTYKNTKVAFIARHSKNHTIPPHRVNYRANVWALKQLGVKRIIASAAVGSLREDCGPGTFVIPDQFIDRTKNRKDTFYEGGQVCHISSADPFCEQLRQYFIQKAQAMGINAKKTGTYVCIEGPRFSTRAESRLFQTWKADIVGMTVYPECILAREAEMCYVSICMVTDYDVWAESPVSTKEVIEKAQESNEKLKKLILEAIPQMPKTRECTCGSALKDAMF, encoded by the coding sequence TTGTCAGTAACAGAAACTGCAGAAATTGGAATAATCGGCGGAACCGGGGTCTATGACCAAGAAAGTTTTGAAGACACAAAAGATGTGAAAATCTTTACTCCCTTTGGGGAAACTTCTGACCTTGTTTCCATTGGCACTTATAAGAACACCAAAGTGGCCTTTATTGCACGCCACAGCAAAAACCACACTATTCCTCCTCACCGAGTGAATTATCGAGCAAACGTTTGGGCTTTGAAACAGTTAGGGGTCAAACGAATAATCGCATCTGCAGCAGTAGGAAGCCTACGCGAAGACTGCGGACCCGGAACATTTGTAATTCCCGACCAGTTCATCGACCGAACCAAAAACCGAAAAGATACTTTCTACGAAGGTGGACAAGTCTGCCACATTTCCTCTGCTGACCCGTTTTGTGAACAACTCCGACAATATTTCATCCAAAAAGCTCAAGCCATGGGCATCAATGCCAAAAAAACTGGAACATACGTTTGTATAGAAGGCCCAAGATTTTCAACCCGAGCAGAATCTCGACTATTTCAAACATGGAAAGCCGACATTGTAGGAATGACCGTGTACCCAGAATGTATTTTAGCCCGAGAAGCCGAAATGTGCTATGTTTCTATTTGCATGGTTACTGATTATGATGTTTGGGCAGAAAGCCCAGTTTCTACAAAAGAAGTCATCGAAAAAGCCCAAGAAAGCAATGAAAAACTCAAAAAGCTGATCCTAGAAGCAATTCCTCAAATGCCCAAAACCCGTGAATGCACTTGCGGTTCAGCACTAAAAGATGCTATGTTTTAA
- a CDS encoding thiolase domain-containing protein — protein sequence MNKVAIIGKGHSRFGDRSEVNLAELSFEAVHPALESSGLTSKDVPYMTLGSMGVWSEEPLPAVVIAEYCGLTGAGLVRCEAACASGTAAVFNAYSVVRSGQADLALAVGAEKMKQIDTATVMEMIGRAGYYMWEFENFGMTFPAYYALHAVAHMEKFGTTEEDLAKVAVKNHRYGAMNPVAHLRHEITVEKVLQSCVIASPLKLYDCCPISDGSAAVVLASEKKVKELNIEDPVWIESMGFASDTANISKRENYVGLDASVKASKMAYSEAKISPADVDVANVHDCFTIAEIMAYEDLGFCEKGKGANMIRDGETEIGGKIPVNLDGGLKAKGHPIGTTGVSMLVELTKQLREEVKPSRQAPMKNYVALAHNTGGTGHYGFVTVLRR from the coding sequence ATGAATAAAGTAGCAATTATTGGAAAAGGCCACAGCAGATTTGGGGATCGGTCAGAGGTTAACTTGGCTGAATTATCTTTTGAGGCTGTTCATCCTGCTCTTGAAAGTTCAGGACTAACATCAAAAGACGTGCCCTACATGACCTTAGGGTCTATGGGCGTTTGGTCAGAAGAGCCATTACCTGCTGTTGTTATTGCAGAGTATTGTGGATTAACAGGAGCAGGCTTAGTTAGATGTGAAGCAGCTTGCGCTTCAGGAACTGCAGCGGTTTTTAATGCTTATTCTGTGGTTAGAAGTGGACAAGCAGATTTAGCGCTGGCGGTTGGAGCAGAAAAAATGAAGCAAATCGACACTGCTACAGTCATGGAAATGATTGGCAGAGCAGGTTACTACATGTGGGAGTTTGAAAATTTTGGAATGACTTTCCCCGCTTATTATGCGTTGCATGCTGTTGCGCACATGGAAAAATTTGGTACAACTGAAGAGGATTTAGCAAAAGTTGCAGTAAAAAATCACCGATATGGTGCAATGAATCCTGTAGCACATCTTAGGCACGAAATTACTGTGGAAAAAGTCCTCCAGTCATGTGTGATTGCTTCGCCCCTGAAGCTTTATGATTGTTGTCCAATTTCTGATGGTTCAGCTGCAGTGGTTTTGGCTTCCGAAAAAAAGGTAAAAGAATTAAACATAGAAGACCCCGTGTGGATTGAATCCATGGGTTTTGCTTCGGACACGGCGAACATTTCTAAGCGTGAAAATTATGTTGGATTGGACGCCTCAGTTAAAGCCTCGAAAATGGCATATTCTGAAGCAAAAATTTCACCTGCAGATGTGGACGTGGCGAATGTTCATGACTGTTTTACCATTGCTGAGATTATGGCGTACGAAGATCTTGGTTTTTGTGAAAAAGGCAAAGGAGCAAACATGATTCGTGACGGAGAAACAGAAATTGGCGGCAAAATTCCAGTTAACCTTGATGGGGGATTAAAGGCAAAAGGGCATCCAATTGGGACTACAGGTGTTTCCATGTTAGTAGAATTAACAAAACAATTACGGGAAGAAGTAAAACCATCTAGGCAAGCCCCCATGAAAAACTATGTTGCGTTAGCACATAACACGGGTGGAACAGGTCATTATGGGTTTGTGACAGTATTAAGGAGATAA
- a CDS encoding Lrp/AsnC family transcriptional regulator produces the protein MARTKKKEKMNALLNELLIDSSRSDRELGKIIGVSQPTVSRTKKMLVEKGLIQGFSAIPNFYKIGYELMALTLVKIKSNLSSKEERQKGHNIIKEWMNKQNNVIFSSYCRGLESDAFIISFHPNYKDFDDFIQKHNRDLGYLLNDVKSALVNLDNQQTIKSFNFKHLAENMKQE, from the coding sequence TTGGCCAGAACAAAGAAAAAAGAAAAAATGAATGCATTATTAAACGAACTCCTAATCGATTCAAGTAGAAGCGACCGCGAACTAGGAAAAATAATAGGAGTATCCCAACCAACAGTTTCTCGAACAAAGAAAATGCTAGTAGAAAAAGGCCTAATACAAGGTTTTAGTGCCATACCCAATTTTTACAAAATCGGATACGAATTAATGGCGTTAACTTTAGTAAAAATAAAATCTAACCTTTCATCAAAAGAAGAGCGACAAAAAGGCCACAACATAATTAAAGAATGGATGAACAAACAAAACAACGTAATTTTTTCATCATACTGCAGAGGACTAGAGTCTGACGCTTTTATTATTTCCTTTCATCCAAATTACAAAGATTTTGATGATTTCATCCAAAAGCATAACAGAGATCTAGGCTACCTGCTAAATGACGTAAAAAGTGCCCTAGTCAACCTAGACAACCAACAAACAATAAAATCCTTCAACTTCAAACATTTAGCAGAAAACATGAAACAAGAATGA
- the crcB gene encoding fluoride efflux transporter CrcB translates to MKGIEIVFLAIGAIIGAFLRYKITEAPVAFCGLSVNILLVNICGSFILGAFSILSPLLHLDTHYTLFMSVGFCGSLTSMSSFALETCNLLDNSFLQHAVVNVLANVILSIGALIAGRTLTDLIMKAIM, encoded by the coding sequence ATGAAAGGAATTGAAATAGTGTTCCTAGCCATAGGAGCAATTATTGGAGCATTTCTACGTTACAAAATAACAGAAGCCCCCGTGGCTTTCTGTGGGTTGTCAGTTAACATTTTGTTGGTTAACATCTGCGGCAGCTTCATTCTAGGTGCCTTTTCTATACTTTCTCCCCTTTTGCATTTAGACACCCACTACACCTTGTTTATGTCAGTGGGATTTTGTGGTTCATTAACCAGCATGTCGTCCTTTGCCCTTGAGACCTGCAATTTGCTGGACAACAGTTTCTTGCAACACGCGGTTGTTAATGTTCTTGCAAATGTGATCTTATCCATTGGAGCGTTGATTGCAGGCAGGACCTTAACAGATCTAATAATGAAGGCAATAATGTAA
- a CDS encoding 3-hydroxyacyl-CoA dehydrogenase, producing the protein MIKTTDKNIQRVAIVGTGLMGHGIAQTFAVKGFDVCLLSRNTNNLERAIQKIQWSLSKFAKKGKMSQRELNDTLARIKTSTSYTEGLRNVDLVVESVSEKMELKKQVFSTVDKYAPAHAIIATNTSALSVTEMGKATKRPEKTVGMHWFIPPQLIQLVEVIKGNNTSNETLNTLMDVSKKLGKTPILCKKDVRGFIVSRILVSVFNEAFWTQTRKEASIEEIDSAVKYHGGFPMGWFELVDFVGVDIEHDVGQILYDAYGERFFSHPKITEPLIKANKLGKKSGHGFYDWSQGRPKIPEKIDVKYCVERSWAVAVNEAAWIVHEEVAEPESIDLGMKLGTGWSLGPCEYSDKQGVNNILNTLESAYDKYSIELYKPCPLLKKIKKTGFYS; encoded by the coding sequence GTGATAAAAACGACAGATAAAAACATTCAACGGGTGGCAATTGTTGGAACTGGATTAATGGGTCACGGTATTGCCCAGACGTTTGCAGTCAAAGGTTTTGATGTTTGTCTTTTGAGTAGAAATACAAACAACTTGGAGCGAGCAATTCAAAAGATTCAGTGGAGCCTAAGCAAGTTTGCCAAAAAAGGCAAGATGAGCCAAAGGGAATTGAACGATACGTTGGCAAGAATCAAAACAAGTACATCTTACACGGAAGGTTTGCGGAATGTTGATTTGGTAGTGGAGTCTGTTTCAGAAAAAATGGAACTGAAAAAACAAGTTTTTTCCACAGTTGACAAATACGCTCCAGCTCATGCCATAATTGCAACGAACACTTCTGCGTTAAGTGTAACCGAAATGGGAAAAGCAACAAAACGACCCGAAAAAACAGTTGGAATGCACTGGTTTATTCCACCTCAGCTGATTCAGTTGGTCGAAGTGATTAAAGGCAATAACACCAGTAACGAAACCCTAAACACCCTAATGGATGTAAGTAAAAAACTTGGAAAAACACCGATTCTTTGCAAAAAGGATGTGCGAGGATTTATTGTGAGCAGGATTCTTGTTTCAGTTTTTAACGAAGCTTTTTGGACCCAGACACGTAAAGAAGCCTCTATTGAAGAAATTGATTCAGCAGTAAAATATCATGGAGGGTTTCCCATGGGCTGGTTTGAATTGGTTGATTTTGTTGGAGTTGACATCGAACATGACGTCGGCCAAATTTTGTATGATGCCTATGGTGAACGGTTTTTTTCACATCCAAAAATTACCGAGCCATTGATTAAAGCAAACAAGTTAGGTAAAAAATCGGGTCATGGATTTTATGATTGGAGCCAAGGTAGACCCAAAATACCTGAAAAAATTGACGTTAAATATTGTGTGGAGCGTTCGTGGGCTGTTGCCGTAAATGAGGCAGCATGGATTGTTCATGAAGAAGTTGCAGAACCAGAAAGCATCGACTTAGGCATGAAGCTAGGCACAGGATGGAGTTTGGGTCCTTGTGAGTACTCGGACAAACAAGGAGTCAACAATATTCTAAACACGCTGGAATCAGCTTATGACAAGTACTCCATTGAATTGTACAAACCGTGTCCGTTACTCAAAAAAATTAAGAAAACAGGATTTTACAGTTAA
- a CDS encoding LOG family protein produces the protein MVNKVCIFGSYKDLSQEAKEDIVRLGKMFAQKDITVMSGGFGGTMEDISRGAKSANGKTVGVTCYIWGKDRYTKANEFIDEEIVADNLFDRIHIMINEADALVVFPGGTGTLLELSATLEYINKGLIEPKPIIIMGEFWKPVLACLKNEPVFSKKIKNNQNISCCAELVTFVSTTDECVEKIINSK, from the coding sequence ATGGTTAACAAAGTTTGTATTTTTGGCAGTTACAAAGATTTGAGCCAAGAAGCAAAAGAGGATATTGTTCGTTTAGGCAAAATGTTTGCACAAAAGGACATTACTGTGATGTCCGGGGGGTTTGGTGGGACAATGGAGGATATTTCTCGGGGAGCTAAATCAGCAAACGGAAAAACCGTAGGGGTTACCTGCTATATTTGGGGCAAAGATAGGTATACTAAAGCCAACGAATTTATTGATGAAGAGATTGTTGCAGATAATTTGTTTGATAGAATTCACATTATGATTAATGAAGCAGACGCTCTTGTGGTGTTTCCAGGAGGAACTGGAACATTACTGGAACTTTCTGCCACCCTAGAATACATCAACAAAGGGTTGATTGAACCCAAACCGATAATTATCATGGGTGAGTTCTGGAAACCAGTTTTGGCTTGTTTAAAAAATGAGCCTGTTTTTAGCAAGAAAATAAAAAATAATCAGAATATTTCTTGTTGTGCAGAACTCGTTACGTTTGTTAGCACAACAGATGAATGCGTGGAAAAAATCATAAATTCCAAATGA
- a CDS encoding PQQ-binding-like beta-propeller repeat protein, with translation MNKFQKQILVFLAGFCLLLSFNSSIITVHATFDTAYDWPTFQYDKGRTGYTESPAPDSNQTFWVFSTGGAITSSPVVAAGMVFVASSDGYLYAVNVSTGTKIWDFWIGPEANSPTVAHNKVFITSSVGVVYAIDMYSGLSVWNTSLGEAAGFGAPLVVGTRVFVNGNHTVFVLNEAVGVKLYSEEMAHATAIATIAYDNSGYEDGLIVSTVSRGATIGINGFETRNGYGRFWVSLAQNVTEPVKSGVTITNEQTFLAISNGNGTSTIHEINDFGMRLWEHLLDGDTCASSAFAYNTVYIPTGNNVYALHPENGTINWSHTVDGGHCVSSPAVADEKVYFGLDNGYIYALNAYNGNIVWSYKTEGAVQSSPAISDGLLFVGSDDGNLYAIGTHTIPEFTSWTFMACLLVAVTFVLCIYKLKLPKNRK, from the coding sequence GTGAACAAATTTCAGAAACAGATTCTTGTGTTTCTAGCTGGTTTTTGTTTATTGCTTTCTTTCAATTCAAGCATAATAACAGTACATGCAACTTTTGACACAGCATATGACTGGCCCACTTTTCAGTATGACAAAGGACGAACCGGATACACTGAAAGCCCGGCTCCTGATAGTAACCAAACTTTTTGGGTGTTTTCGACGGGGGGTGCAATAACGTCTTCTCCTGTTGTAGCGGCAGGAATGGTTTTTGTAGCCTCTTCTGATGGTTACCTCTATGCAGTTAACGTTAGCACAGGAACAAAAATTTGGGATTTTTGGATAGGTCCTGAAGCAAATTCTCCAACAGTAGCTCACAATAAGGTCTTTATCACGTCTTCTGTTGGTGTTGTTTACGCCATTGACATGTATTCTGGTTTGTCTGTTTGGAACACTTCGCTTGGGGAAGCTGCTGGTTTTGGTGCACCCTTAGTTGTGGGTACACGAGTGTTTGTGAATGGAAACCATACCGTGTTTGTTCTAAACGAAGCAGTTGGAGTAAAGCTGTATAGTGAGGAGATGGCTCATGCAACTGCAATTGCAACTATTGCATACGATAATAGTGGTTATGAGGATGGTCTAATTGTTTCCACTGTTTCCCGCGGTGCAACAATTGGAATAAATGGTTTTGAAACCAGAAACGGCTATGGACGCTTCTGGGTAAGCTTGGCCCAAAACGTCACTGAACCTGTGAAAAGCGGAGTAACAATCACCAACGAACAAACCTTTTTGGCTATTTCCAATGGCAATGGTACCAGCACAATCCATGAGATAAACGATTTTGGAATGAGACTTTGGGAACACCTACTTGATGGGGATACTTGTGCTTCTTCAGCATTTGCATACAACACTGTTTACATTCCAACAGGCAATAACGTCTACGCTTTACACCCCGAAAACGGGACAATAAACTGGAGCCACACCGTAGACGGTGGGCACTGTGTTTCTTCTCCAGCAGTAGCAGACGAGAAAGTCTATTTTGGACTTGACAACGGCTACATTTACGCTTTGAATGCATACAATGGCAACATTGTTTGGAGCTACAAAACTGAAGGCGCTGTTCAATCCTCACCTGCAATCTCTGACGGATTACTTTTTGTAGGCTCCGACGATGGAAACCTATATGCCATAGGAACCCATACTATCCCTGAATTTACATCTTGGACTTTCATGGCATGTCTGCTTGTTGCAGTAACATTTGTGTTATGCATCTACAAACTCAAACTGCCTAAAAACAGGAAATAG
- a CDS encoding enoyl-CoA hydratase/isomerase family protein has protein sequence MMFNNFRTIKIHTDYHIAHLKLNRLNKLNAINSVMLQELSKAIDNVGKNKEIKCLIISGEGKKAFSAGADLKELQKLTPKKARKLSSKGKQVFSKIENMPKPVIASINGYALGGGLELALACNLRVATVDSQFGFPETKLGLIPGWGGTVRLPLIVGEKKAKQLITSGKHINAKEALKIGLVDDVFSLEDFESKTKALAQKLCDCPPLEESPLKKTLFSNSDHEKFDKETEVFVYRFSLPETKNMLTEVLSQRNKK, from the coding sequence ATGATGTTTAACAATTTCCGTACAATAAAAATTCACACTGACTATCATATTGCCCATTTAAAATTAAACCGACTCAACAAACTTAACGCAATAAACTCGGTTATGTTACAAGAACTGTCAAAAGCCATAGATAATGTTGGGAAAAACAAAGAAATCAAATGTCTCATAATATCAGGTGAAGGAAAAAAAGCATTCAGTGCCGGAGCGGACCTGAAGGAACTTCAAAAACTTACCCCGAAAAAGGCTAGAAAATTATCCAGTAAAGGGAAACAAGTTTTCTCAAAAATTGAAAACATGCCCAAACCGGTTATAGCATCAATTAACGGATACGCTTTAGGAGGAGGGCTGGAACTTGCCCTAGCTTGTAATCTTCGTGTAGCAACTGTTGATTCACAATTTGGGTTCCCAGAAACAAAACTAGGCCTTATCCCAGGATGGGGAGGAACAGTAAGGCTGCCGTTAATTGTTGGAGAAAAAAAAGCAAAACAGTTGATAACGTCTGGAAAGCACATTAATGCAAAAGAGGCTTTGAAGATTGGATTAGTTGATGATGTTTTTTCCTTAGAAGATTTTGAGTCTAAAACAAAAGCCCTAGCCCAAAAATTATGTGATTGCCCACCATTAGAAGAATCCCCTTTGAAGAAAACATTGTTTTCTAATTCAGATCATGAGAAATTTGACAAGGAAACAGAAGTTTTTGTCTACCGTTTTTCTTTGCCGGAAACAAAAAACATGTTGACCGAGGTTTTATCTCAAAGAAACAAAAAATAA
- a CDS encoding right-handed parallel beta-helix repeat-containing protein, with the protein MNKIHPITSALLIVFLCFAVFGIQSIKPTKANFMPMQIPQPAVVIRSDGSIDPATAPIQRNGNVYTFTDDIVGYTIASECNDIVIDGNGHSLTGNGNSAGVFILNRNGVTVKNLNVSKFSYGIRLIEDYYTAEASSDNVLLNNTVTDNVHGIDISSSSDNLLRNNVMVNNTYNFAVQGRYPQDIDDSNTVNGKSIIYWIKQENRVVPSDAGFVALVNCSCITVQDLSISNNGQGVILVSTINSTITNNKITTIGDALYVGHSSGNTISENELVNSGNGINGQASSNNIISLNRIVNNENGIYFTGESTGNIFAQNYITENTVDGINLWGSTNTDIKDNTITNNNETGITFFESKNNRITENNITYNGDGIKLWFHTSDNNVSSNYVAKNIIGILLDDSYDNRIIGNLITENIDYGMQFVGSQNNNVIYHNNFVNNNIDGDGLQVSIPGYRGMGISDELLAGHGNVWDNGTAGNYWSDYLLRYSNATEVEGTGIGDTIFYINENNYDRYPLMEPASIPEFSFFATILLSFGAFAILLITCKQKMSKSKKGDQ; encoded by the coding sequence ATGAATAAAATTCATCCAATAACATCTGCTCTGCTGATAGTGTTTTTATGCTTTGCAGTCTTTGGAATTCAATCCATTAAACCGACAAAAGCAAATTTTATGCCCATGCAGATTCCCCAACCGGCAGTTGTTATTAGAAGTGACGGAAGCATTGACCCCGCAACGGCACCTATTCAACGCAATGGAAACGTTTACACGTTTACGGATGATATTGTTGGATACACAATCGCTTCTGAATGTAACGATATTGTGATTGATGGGAACGGGCACTCTCTTACTGGAAACGGGAATTCTGCAGGGGTTTTTATTCTTAACCGCAACGGTGTGACAGTGAAGAACTTGAATGTCAGTAAATTTTCTTATGGCATACGTCTCATTGAAGATTACTACACTGCAGAAGCTTCATCAGACAATGTCCTTTTGAATAATACTGTAACAGACAACGTTCATGGTATTGATATCAGTAGCTCATCAGATAATCTTTTGAGAAACAATGTTATGGTCAATAACACCTATAATTTTGCAGTTCAAGGCAGATACCCCCAAGATATTGACGATTCAAACACAGTCAACGGAAAATCAATCATCTACTGGATAAAACAAGAAAATCGGGTTGTGCCCTCTGATGCAGGATTTGTTGCGCTTGTAAACTGTTCTTGCATAACCGTTCAAGACCTGAGCATATCTAACAACGGACAAGGGGTTATTTTGGTTTCTACCATAAATTCGACAATAACAAACAATAAAATAACTACTATCGGGGATGCACTATATGTTGGACATTCTTCAGGCAACACAATTTCAGAAAACGAGTTAGTAAACAGCGGCAACGGCATAAACGGTCAAGCTTCTTCGAACAACATCATATCATTAAACCGAATAGTAAACAACGAAAACGGCATTTACTTTACTGGAGAGTCAACAGGTAACATCTTCGCCCAAAACTACATAACAGAAAACACGGTAGACGGCATAAACCTGTGGGGGTCAACTAACACCGACATCAAAGACAACACTATTACTAACAACAACGAAACTGGCATTACTTTTTTTGAGTCAAAAAATAACAGAATCACCGAAAACAACATTACTTACAATGGTGACGGCATCAAATTATGGTTCCACACAAGCGATAACAATGTTTCAAGCAACTACGTTGCAAAAAACATCATTGGCATATTACTTGATGACTCGTATGATAACAGAATAATTGGAAACCTGATAACCGAAAACATTGACTATGGAATGCAATTCGTAGGTAGTCAAAACAACAACGTAATTTATCACAACAATTTTGTTAACAACAACATTGATGGTGACGGGTTACAGGTTTCTATTCCAGGTTATAGGGGGATGGGTATATCCGATGAATTGTTAGCGGGTCATGGCAATGTTTGGGATAACGGCACTGCAGGAAATTACTGGAGCGATTACCTGTTAAGGTACTCTAATGCCACAGAAGTTGAAGGAACCGGAATTGGAGACACAATTTTTTATATCAACGAGAATAATTACGATAGATATCCTCTCATGGAACCTGCATCAATTCCTGAATTTTCATTTTTTGCCACAATACTGTTGTCATTTGGCGCCTTCGCTATCCTGTTAATCACATGTAAACAAAAAATGAGCAAATCAAAAAAAGGAGACCAATAA